The nucleotide window GACGTACCTGAGGCGGCTTACGTCGGATTGTCCCTGCTCGGGGAATTCGAGCGTCGGCGTGACATGGCCGACGAGTATGCCGGGCGTCACTCTTGTCTTGATGTACTTCGTCTCGCCCGCTGCCAATTGGAACGTAACCGCATTTTCGACCTCGGTTGCCGTTGTAACGGCGTATTTCCCCGGGGATCGGTCGACATAAGAGAACCCGCCGGGCACAGATCTGCCGACGACTTCATTGTTCATCCGAATCTCGGGCTGAATAGCCGACCCCGTAAGTTCGCTCGCCCGCGTGAAGTAGACACGGCCGTAACCCGGCTTCAATGCCGGGATCTGCAAAGGCGGTTCATCGAGGCCGCGTGGACTCGCGCAACTCCCCAGCAAAAATCCGACAAACACAAGGGGCAGCGCCCCGATCTTCGACCCCATATGCCCCGTCTCGATATTGAAAGTGCCCAGTCCCAAATCGACGGCAAACAACAAACGGCTGGCAATTGCCTTGTTGTTTCCTCGCCCCAAGTGCTCAATTAGGCATACACGCGTTGATTGTGCAATCCTTTTTAGCTCCGCGCGATCTCTGCGACCGCGCGCGCGAGCAAATCGCCCCCGGCAACTCAACCGCGCACCAAGGCGCCACTTATTGACGATTTGCCGAGCGTCCACGGCCGCGCTTCAAATGAGCGTCACGAGCAGCACCCTCAATCATTCACCTCACGCCCAAACGCCCCGTGGCGTCCAACGCCCGACGCAAAGCGCGCTGCGCCGGCTAATGTTTCGCCTGAGCCGATCACCTCCAGGCCGCCGCGCATTTCGTTGCTAATCGCTTCCTCTTCCGACAGATCCCATTGCCGCAGCGCCGACAGCCGGTCGGCGCGCAGGCAGGTCTGCGGGAAGCGCGCGATTTCCCGCGCCAGCGCAATCGCCTGAGCGACCGCCTCGCCGCGGCCAACGACGCGGTTGGCGAGCCCCATGCGCAGCGCCTCCTGCGCGCCGACCGGACGTCCAGTGAGGATCAAATCGATCGCCTGCGAATGGCCGATTAGCCGCGGCAGCCGGATGGTACCGAGATCAATCAAGGGCACGCCGAAGCGGCGACAGAAGATGCCAAAGGTCGCGTCTTCCGCGACCACGCGCATGTCGGCCCATAGCGCGAGCTCCATCCCGCCGGCGACCGCAAAACCTTCGACCGCAGCGATGACCGGCTTCGACAGCCGCAGCCGGCTCGGCCCCATCGGTGCGATCGAGTCGTGTCCGCCGATCTCGCGCCTCTTGTTGGGATCGCCCGCCGCGACTGCCTTCAGGTCCGCGCCGGCGCAGAAATAGCCGCCGGTGCCGGTGAATACGGCAACCGAGGCCGCCTCGTCGGCGTCGAATGCGAGAAACGTGTCGTAGAGTTTTCGCGCCGTCGCGCCATCGACGGCGTTGCGGCAATGCGGGCGGTTGATGGAAACGATGGTCACGGGACCATCGCGCTCGACGAGCACGGTCTCGGCTTCGGACATGGGGCGCTCCCTGGATATTATTTCCTGGAAGCTTGGCATTAGACGCGAGGGTGACGCAATCCCAACGCCGTCATTGCGAGCCAACGGGTCGCGCGAATGCGCGCCCGATGACAGGCTCCGCGAAGCAATCCATACTTTCCGGGCGGCGGGATGGATTGCTTCGTCGCTGCGCTTCTCGCAATGACGCGGTTAGATACTCAACTCATCCCCCGTCACCCGCCGGTACGCTTCGAGATAGCGCTTGCTGGTCTCCTCCACCACGCTGGCCGGCAGCGGTGGGGGCGGGGCGTCGCCGTTCCAGCGGCCGGCGCGGCGCTCGGCGTCGAGATAGTCGCGCAGCGGCTGCTTGTCGAAACTCGGCTGCGGCCGGCCGGGCTTGTAGACGTCGGCGGCCCAGAACCGCGAACTGTCCGGCGTCATCACCTCGTCGATCAGGATGATTCGATCGTCGGCCGCCCTGCCGAACTCGAATTTGGTGTCGGCGATGATGATGCCCTGATGGCGCGCGATCCGTTCGCCGAAATTATAGACCGTGCGCGCCATGCCCTCGAGCTTCTCGGCGATGTCGCTGCCGACGATCTCGCGCATGCGCGCGACCGTGATGTTTTCGTCATGACCAGTCTCGGCCTTGGTCGCCGGGCTGAAGATCGGTGGCTCGAGCTTTCCGCTTTCGAGCAGGCCTTCCGCCAGTTCCTCGCCCGCAAGCGTGCCGGAGGCCGCATACTCCTTCCAGGCGGAACCGGAGATATAGCCGCGGATCACGCATTCGACCGGAAATACGGTGGTGCGCCGGCACAGCATTGCGCGCCCGAGGATGTCGGCGCGGTGGTCCTTCAGGCCGGGCACCTTGTGGATGATCTCGTCGGCGTCGGCGCTGATCATGTGGTGCGGCACCACGCCTTCGAGCTGGCGGAACCACCAGGCGCTGATCTGGGTCAGCACTGCGCCCTTCATCGGAATGGTTTCCGCCATCACGACGTCGAACGCGCTGATGCGGTCGGTGGTGAGTAGCAGCACGTAGTCGCTGCCGACGGCATAGATATCGCGCACCTTGCCGTGGCCGATCCGGGGCAGGGGCAAGTCGCTGGCGAGCATTGCGTTCATATGGTCAGGCTTTCAAACAGGCTCGCGCGCTGGCGCGCGGGCCCCGATAAGAGAAAGCGGAGCAATAGCTCACTCCGGCAGCGGAATGAACTCATGTTCTTGCGGAACGGCCGCAAACCGCCCGGTTTTCCAATCCTGTTTGGCCTGCTCGATCCGCTCCTTGCTGGAGGAAACGAAATTCCACCAGATGTGCCGCGGACCTTCCAGCGCATCGCCGCCGAGAAACATCATGCGCACCGGCGTGACTGCTTTCACCGTGATGCGATCGCCGGGGCGGAAGATCAGGAGCCGCGGTCCTTCGTAGCGCTCGTTGGCGATCTCGACCTCGCCGTCGACGAGATAAATCGCGCGCTCTTCATGGTCGGGGTCGAGCGGCACGGAGGTAGCAGCCTGCGCCGTCACTTCGGTATAGAACCAGGGCGAGACCATGCCGACCGGCGATTGCACGCCAAAGCCGTGGCCCGCGATGATGCGCGCGGTGAATCCGCTCTCCCTCACGGTCGGCAGCGCCTCGGCGGCGTAATGCTGGAACGACGGCGCGATCTCTTCCGAGCCCGCCGGCAGCGCGATCCAGCTCTGCAGGCC belongs to Bradyrhizobium icense and includes:
- a CDS encoding phosphoribosylaminoimidazolesuccinocarboxamide synthase; this translates as MNAMLASDLPLPRIGHGKVRDIYAVGSDYVLLLTTDRISAFDVVMAETIPMKGAVLTQISAWWFRQLEGVVPHHMISADADEIIHKVPGLKDHRADILGRAMLCRRTTVFPVECVIRGYISGSAWKEYAASGTLAGEELAEGLLESGKLEPPIFSPATKAETGHDENITVARMREIVGSDIAEKLEGMARTVYNFGERIARHQGIIIADTKFEFGRAADDRIILIDEVMTPDSSRFWAADVYKPGRPQPSFDKQPLRDYLDAERRAGRWNGDAPPPPLPASVVEETSKRYLEAYRRVTGDELSI
- a CDS encoding DUF2846 domain-containing protein; translated protein: MGRGNNKAIASRLLFAVDLGLGTFNIETGHMGSKIGALPLVFVGFLLGSCASPRGLDEPPLQIPALKPGYGRVYFTRASELTGSAIQPEIRMNNEVVGRSVPGGFSYVDRSPGKYAVTTATEVENAVTFQLAAGETKYIKTRVTPGILVGHVTPTLEFPEQGQSDVSRLRYVGAQF
- a CDS encoding crotonase/enoyl-CoA hydratase family protein, whose product is MSEAETVLVERDGPVTIVSINRPHCRNAVDGATARKLYDTFLAFDADEAASVAVFTGTGGYFCAGADLKAVAAGDPNKRREIGGHDSIAPMGPSRLRLSKPVIAAVEGFAVAGGMELALWADMRVVAEDATFGIFCRRFGVPLIDLGTIRLPRLIGHSQAIDLILTGRPVGAQEALRMGLANRVVGRGEAVAQAIALAREIARFPQTCLRADRLSALRQWDLSEEEAISNEMRGGLEVIGSGETLAGAARFASGVGRHGAFGREVND
- a CDS encoding pirin family protein codes for the protein MSWQPSNDPVLGDPKSCDALDLIIVPRTRDLGDGFAVRRALPHGKRQMVGPFIFFDHFGPVQFMAGKGMDVRPHPHIGLATVTYLFDGSIMHRDSEGNIQEIQPGAMNLMTAGRGIAHSERTPDVQRRDGQKMLGLQSWIALPAGSEEIAPSFQHYAAEALPTVRESGFTARIIAGHGFGVQSPVGMVSPWFYTEVTAQAATSVPLDPDHEERAIYLVDGEVEIANERYEGPRLLIFRPGDRITVKAVTPVRMMFLGGDALEGPRHIWWNFVSSSKERIEQAKQDWKTGRFAAVPQEHEFIPLPE